tgattaacCATTTCGCAcgaaagcatttaaaatgaatgtaaagTCGTGATGAAGATAGATGAATTTTCGCTACTTGATTATTTTCAcagttttattctttctttgaGTCTTTTCCGTTATTTTCAACAGTTGAATTGAAGTTTTGGGTACagttcttctttttcttctctttccACCTTTTTGTTCTGTgttgtgaatatttttcttcctcttcttcTTTATCAgctgcttttttctttttcgctttattttcaattttctcgGTTTTCGCCTTACTTTGCGTTTCTTCGACTCGGGCACTGCATCTTTGATTTGTTCTTGAGGCAGTCGAATAGCCTGTTGATCCAGCTTGTTGATTGGTTGTTGTGCTGGTGGAGGTTTCGTAGTTTCTTCGACGCCCTGTGCAGATCTGTCGTGGCTACCAAAAAATCGACTGTAGTATTCGTAAGTAAATTCGTCCGTGGAATCACCTTCCTTATCGAAATTCGTAATCAAAGATCTCTTCCATCTAAAAGAGCTCATTCTCTCCCTCCTCCTCTTCTCTCTCTCCACACACTCAAAcgagattttatttagaaatacaatcctgaaaaaaagataatagtGAGGTTTAGTATTTTCTCATGGTTTGCTGCAGGTTCAACGTGTGTATGTTGCTTGAAATCTCCGTAGAGCAGCTGTTGTTTTTAGTTGCaggaaacattattaaaaaatatatatatatatatataattttaaaaaactataagacCTACTTAACTCCGTTCCAAGTTAAGAAAACACCATTGCGATATAGGATTTCAGTAATCATCCTCGAATGCATATAGTTCCGTTTAATTTGGTTATCAAATcatataaatatgctttcaagacaatataaaaagttaaacttgTCAGACAGAAATTTTATTCGTGCTATCTTTTAAGATATATATCATATACactatcatataattttttaaaaaaggattgtAATTTCGTAGTCTTACTGGATTACTAGATTTGGCGAC
Above is a window of Parasteatoda tepidariorum isolate YZ-2023 chromosome 5, CAS_Ptep_4.0, whole genome shotgun sequence DNA encoding:
- the LOC139425550 gene encoding uncharacterized protein encodes the protein MAFIEDQNGRAILQKFLDLLHTKPQSKEDVQNLLYKLPELKLRPEKMVDDLISVSKGSSFPYVNPVPSSMAHVSIQQLSKVHIDWKMLTLDRPETILETSIFSRIVFLNKISFECVEREKRRRERMSSFRWKRSLITNFDKEGDSTDEFTYEYYSRFFGSHDRSAQGVEETTKPPPAQQPINKLDQQAIRLPQEQIKDAVPESKKRKVRRKPRKLKIKRKRKKQLIKKKRKKNIHNTEQKGGKRRKRRTVPKTSIQLLKITEKTQRKNKTVKIIK